Proteins encoded by one window of Ramlibacter tataouinensis:
- the asnB gene encoding asparagine synthase (glutamine-hydrolyzing), with translation MCGIAGTFRQGRLGDPRPMAAALDAMARRGPNDRGTETIATPAGDLVFGHTRLSVIDLSAGGHQPMHGADGRLSLIFNGEIYNYRELRRELQLAGAQFRTESDTEVLLQAWSRWGEACLPRLVGMFAFALFDRAEGVLTCVRDPFGIKPFFYNWDAQGFAFASELPAVKALLGGKVSLDLQRAYDYLVHGDYDTSERSFLQGVRHLMPGHLLRVRLGQPASAPVSWWQPRVSPVQKLSFEQAAEAFREKLLHSVRLHLRSDVALGAALSGGLDSSSIVCAMRHVEPGLPIHTFSYVARGSAVSEEAWVDRINAHVGAVGHKVELAPEELANDLEDMIVAQGEPFGSTSIYAQYRVFKLAREHGVTVTLDGQGADELLAGYNGYPGKRARSLLDEHRYGDAWRFLQGWAQWPDRVLREGAKAAVAEWVDGPVYDVLRKLNGNRTQPDWLDAEALRQQGVHFRFPRQRSPYDQPGRRLVSELAHSITRRGLSSLLRHGDRNSMRFSVESRVPFLTTELADFLLTLPEEYLISPEGETKRILRAAMRGIVPDEVLDRRDKIGFSTPEQAWLQQIAPQVRQWLGDDVGLGFLRRDRILAEFDAVIAGRAPFSWQVWRWINFTRWYARFFAR, from the coding sequence ATGTGCGGCATAGCCGGCACGTTCCGGCAGGGCCGGTTGGGCGATCCGCGGCCGATGGCCGCGGCGCTGGACGCCATGGCCCGGCGCGGCCCCAACGACCGCGGCACCGAGACGATCGCGACACCGGCCGGTGACCTGGTTTTCGGCCATACGCGGCTGTCGGTCATCGACCTGAGCGCGGGCGGGCACCAGCCCATGCATGGTGCCGACGGGCGACTCTCGCTCATCTTCAACGGCGAGATCTACAACTACCGCGAGCTGCGCCGTGAACTGCAGTTGGCCGGTGCCCAGTTCCGGACCGAGTCCGACACCGAGGTGCTGCTGCAGGCCTGGTCGCGCTGGGGCGAAGCCTGCCTGCCGCGGCTGGTCGGCATGTTCGCGTTTGCGCTGTTCGACCGCGCGGAGGGCGTGCTGACCTGCGTGCGCGACCCGTTCGGCATCAAGCCCTTCTTCTACAACTGGGACGCGCAGGGCTTCGCCTTCGCCTCCGAGCTGCCGGCCGTGAAGGCGCTGCTGGGTGGCAAGGTCTCGCTCGACCTGCAGCGCGCCTACGACTACCTGGTCCACGGCGACTACGACACCTCGGAGCGCAGCTTCCTGCAGGGCGTGCGCCACCTCATGCCGGGTCACCTGCTGCGGGTCAGGCTCGGCCAGCCCGCCTCTGCGCCGGTGAGCTGGTGGCAGCCCCGGGTGTCGCCCGTGCAGAAGCTCTCGTTCGAGCAGGCGGCCGAAGCCTTCCGCGAGAAGCTGCTGCACAGCGTGCGCCTGCACCTGCGCAGCGACGTGGCACTGGGCGCGGCGCTGTCGGGCGGACTCGATTCGTCCAGCATCGTCTGCGCGATGCGGCATGTGGAGCCGGGCCTGCCGATCCACACCTTCAGCTATGTGGCGCGGGGATCGGCCGTGTCCGAGGAAGCCTGGGTGGACCGGATCAACGCGCATGTCGGCGCCGTCGGTCACAAGGTGGAACTGGCGCCCGAGGAACTGGCGAACGACCTCGAGGACATGATCGTTGCCCAGGGCGAACCGTTCGGCAGCACCAGCATCTACGCCCAGTACCGGGTGTTCAAGCTCGCGCGCGAGCACGGTGTCACCGTCACCTTGGACGGACAAGGGGCGGACGAGTTGCTGGCCGGGTACAACGGCTATCCCGGCAAGCGGGCGCGCAGCCTGCTGGACGAACACCGCTACGGCGATGCCTGGCGCTTCCTGCAGGGTTGGGCCCAGTGGCCGGACCGGGTGCTGCGCGAAGGGGCGAAGGCGGCGGTCGCCGAGTGGGTGGACGGACCGGTGTACGACGTCCTCCGCAAGCTCAACGGCAACCGTACCCAGCCTGATTGGCTGGATGCCGAGGCCTTGCGGCAGCAGGGCGTTCACTTTCGCTTTCCGCGGCAACGATCGCCGTACGACCAGCCGGGCCGCCGCCTGGTGTCGGAGCTGGCGCACTCGATCACGCGGCGTGGCTTGTCTTCGTTGCTGCGGCACGGGGACCGCAATTCGATGCGGTTCTCGGTGGAAAGCCGCGTGCCGTTCCTGACCACCGAGCTGGCCGATTTCCTCTTGACCCTGCCGGAGGAGTACCTGATTTCCCCCGAGGGCGAGACCAAGCGCATCCTGCGCGCGGCCATGCGCGGCATCGTGCCGGACGAGGTGCTGGATCGCCGCGACAAGATCGGTTTCTCGACGCCCGAGCAGGCCTGGCTGCAGCAGATCGCGCCGCAGGTGCGGCAGTGGCTGGGCGACGACGTGGGCCTCGGCTTCCTGCGCCGGGACCGCATCCTGGCCGAGTTCGATGCCGTGATTGCCGGCCGCGCGCCGTTCAGTTGGCAGGTGTGGCGCTGGATCAACTTCACGCGCTGGTACGCGCGGTTCTTCGCACGATGA
- the wecB gene encoding non-hydrolyzing UDP-N-acetylglucosamine 2-epimerase — protein MKVLTVVGARPQFVKAATVSRAFRSCQPQVDEVIVHTGQHFDANMSAVFFEEMQIPQPQYQLELGGLGHGAMTGRMMESVEAILQKERPDWVLVYGDTNSTMAGALAAVKLHIPVAHVEAGLRSFNRAMPEEINRVVADHVSSLLFAPTEVAVRNLANEGIAGGKVVRSGDVMYDAALFYSQRASGTALQQIGLEPRKYFLATIHRAENVDDPARLEVIVQALARCAATLPVLLPIHPRTRKKLAETGLLKGLDTGKLRLVDPVGYLDMVQLEQHAAVVLTDSGGVQKEAYFFGVPCVTIRDETEWVELVECGANRLAPPTSVQAVVDAALAAAAQRQPAPPGLYGDGRSAQSIAHALACAA, from the coding sequence ATGAAGGTCCTGACCGTCGTCGGCGCGCGGCCGCAGTTCGTCAAGGCTGCCACGGTGTCGCGGGCGTTCCGCTCGTGCCAGCCGCAGGTGGACGAGGTCATCGTCCACACCGGCCAGCACTTCGACGCGAACATGTCCGCCGTCTTCTTCGAGGAGATGCAGATCCCCCAGCCGCAGTACCAGCTCGAGCTGGGGGGGCTGGGGCACGGCGCGATGACCGGCCGCATGATGGAGAGCGTCGAGGCCATCCTGCAGAAGGAGCGGCCCGACTGGGTGCTGGTCTACGGCGACACCAACTCCACGATGGCCGGAGCCCTGGCGGCGGTCAAGCTGCACATTCCCGTGGCGCACGTGGAAGCGGGCCTGCGCTCGTTCAACCGCGCCATGCCGGAGGAGATCAACCGCGTCGTTGCCGATCACGTGTCCAGCCTGCTGTTCGCGCCCACCGAGGTGGCCGTGCGCAACCTCGCCAACGAGGGCATCGCGGGCGGCAAGGTGGTGCGCAGCGGCGACGTGATGTACGACGCGGCGCTGTTCTACAGCCAGCGTGCGTCGGGCACGGCCTTGCAGCAGATCGGCCTGGAGCCGCGCAAGTATTTCCTCGCCACCATCCACCGCGCCGAGAACGTCGACGATCCGGCGCGGCTGGAAGTCATCGTCCAGGCCCTGGCACGCTGCGCCGCGACCCTGCCCGTGCTGCTGCCGATCCATCCGCGCACGCGCAAGAAGCTGGCCGAGACCGGCCTGCTCAAGGGCCTCGACACGGGCAAGCTGCGCCTGGTCGACCCGGTCGGCTACCTGGACATGGTGCAGCTCGAACAGCACGCCGCCGTGGTGCTGACCGACTCGGGCGGGGTGCAGAAGGAGGCTTACTTCTTCGGCGTGCCCTGCGTCACGATCCGCGACGAGACCGAGTGGGTGGAACTGGTGGAATGCGGCGCCAACCGGCTGGCGCCGCCGACGTCCGTGCAGGCGGTGGTCGATGCGGCCCTGGCCGCTGCAGCGCAACGCCAGCCGGCACCGCCCGGCCTGTACGGTGATGGTCGATCGGCCCAGTCCATCGCCCATGCACTCGCATGTGCGGCATAG
- the asnB gene encoding asparagine synthase (glutamine-hydrolyzing), which yields MCSNCCLANESSLITMCGIFGALGAGNRSVQSVTKDVHCGLDAIRHRGPDGRSIWVSDDGLVGLGHARLAVIDLATGDQPMHSACGRWSIVYNGEVYNYLELRQELGGEGFRTTSDTEVILRAYMRWGPGCVTRLRGMFAFAIWDSKERKLFLARDRFGIKPLYWARTRAGFFFASEMKALRPFLDEGRVNKAALSDYFSFQFCLGDKTLLDGVSQLPAAHHALVAPGEAPRPQRYWEVQYDIDFDHSEKWFTERLRALLDDSIRMHLRADVEVGSYVSGGIDSSLVAALAREQHPEGRFQGFNGRFTDGPEFDESHYARALADERDLQLHVADIGEQDFVDNIRQVIWHLDQPTAGPGSFPQYMVSKKVREHVKVVLGGQGGDEIFGGYARYLVAYFEQCIKGAIEGTLHNGNYVVTYESIIPNLESLRQYKPMIREFWAEGLFEERDRRYWRLVNRANTFGDALAPGSIDRDATFAEFQQIFWGQNVGKESYFDAMTHFDFKTLLPALLQVEDRMAMAHGVESRVPFLDHPLVEFAATIPADVKFQNGELKRLLKHVFAAKLPASIKERKDKMGFPVPLTLWLRRKGPAAEFVRDVFSSRAARERSYLARPVDLDHILSGQSVYSRNLWALLSLELWQQAFLDDPVA from the coding sequence TTGTGCTCGAACTGCTGCCTCGCGAATGAATCTTCGCTGATCACTATGTGCGGAATATTTGGCGCGCTGGGTGCGGGCAATCGATCCGTCCAGTCCGTAACCAAGGACGTTCATTGCGGGCTGGATGCCATCCGTCATCGCGGGCCGGACGGTCGATCGATCTGGGTGTCCGATGACGGTCTGGTCGGCCTCGGCCATGCGCGTTTGGCAGTCATCGACCTCGCCACCGGCGACCAGCCCATGCACAGTGCCTGCGGACGCTGGAGCATCGTGTACAACGGCGAGGTCTACAACTACCTCGAGTTGCGGCAGGAGCTGGGCGGCGAAGGCTTCCGCACCACCAGCGACACCGAAGTGATCCTGCGCGCCTACATGCGCTGGGGTCCCGGCTGCGTCACGCGGCTTCGCGGAATGTTCGCCTTCGCCATCTGGGATTCGAAGGAGCGCAAGCTCTTCCTGGCACGCGACCGCTTCGGCATCAAGCCGCTGTACTGGGCCCGCACCCGCGCCGGCTTTTTCTTCGCCTCCGAGATGAAGGCGCTGCGGCCCTTCCTGGACGAAGGGCGCGTGAATAAGGCCGCACTCTCCGACTATTTCTCGTTCCAGTTCTGCCTGGGCGACAAGACGCTGCTCGATGGCGTCAGCCAGCTGCCGGCCGCGCACCACGCGCTGGTGGCGCCGGGCGAGGCGCCGCGCCCGCAGCGCTACTGGGAGGTGCAGTACGACATCGACTTCGACCACAGCGAGAAGTGGTTCACCGAGCGGCTGCGCGCGCTGTTGGACGATTCGATCCGGATGCACCTGCGAGCGGACGTCGAGGTGGGCAGCTATGTCAGCGGAGGCATCGACTCCAGCCTGGTGGCGGCACTGGCCCGCGAGCAGCACCCCGAAGGTCGTTTTCAGGGCTTCAACGGCCGTTTCACGGACGGCCCGGAGTTCGACGAGTCTCACTACGCGCGTGCCCTCGCGGACGAACGCGACCTGCAGCTGCACGTAGCCGACATCGGCGAGCAGGACTTCGTGGACAACATTCGCCAGGTGATCTGGCACCTGGACCAGCCCACCGCCGGCCCGGGTTCCTTTCCGCAGTACATGGTGTCGAAGAAGGTGCGCGAGCACGTCAAGGTCGTGCTCGGCGGGCAGGGCGGGGACGAGATCTTCGGCGGTTACGCGCGCTACCTGGTCGCGTACTTCGAGCAGTGCATCAAGGGCGCCATCGAGGGCACGCTGCACAACGGCAATTACGTCGTCACGTACGAATCGATCATCCCGAACCTCGAAAGCCTGCGGCAGTACAAGCCGATGATCAGGGAGTTCTGGGCCGAGGGGCTGTTCGAGGAGCGCGACCGCCGCTACTGGCGCCTGGTCAACCGCGCCAACACCTTTGGCGACGCACTGGCGCCCGGATCCATCGACCGTGATGCCACGTTCGCCGAGTTCCAGCAGATCTTCTGGGGCCAGAACGTGGGCAAGGAGTCGTACTTCGATGCCATGACGCACTTCGACTTCAAGACGCTGTTGCCGGCGCTGCTGCAGGTCGAGGACCGCATGGCGATGGCGCACGGCGTGGAGTCGCGCGTTCCGTTCCTGGATCATCCGCTGGTTGAATTCGCGGCAACGATCCCTGCCGACGTGAAGTTCCAGAACGGGGAGTTGAAGCGCTTGCTGAAGCACGTGTTCGCGGCCAAGCTGCCAGCCTCGATCAAGGAGCGAAAGGACAAGATGGGGTTCCCGGTGCCTCTGACGCTTTGGCTGCGGCGCAAGGGCCCGGCCGCGGAGTTCGTGCGCGATGTGTTCTCCAGCCGGGCGGCCCGTGAGCGCTCGTACCTGGCTCGCCCTGTCGACCTCGACCACATTCTGTCCGGCCAGAGCGTGTACAGCCGGAACCTGTGGGCTTTGCTGAGCCTGGAGCTTTGGCAACAGGCGTTCCTCGACGACCCGGTTGCCTGA
- a CDS encoding NAD-dependent epimerase/dehydratase family protein, protein MNILVTGGLGQIGSHVSEMLLARGDKVVVIDNLATGQRHHLGEHPNLTVVIDTIANRDKVFELCGEHGFGAIVHTAASYKDPNDWYNDTLTNCVGGTNLIQAAQQFKIGRFVYFQTALCYGVKPLQQPIRLDHPKFPANSSYAISKTVTEDYLEISGVDYVSFRLANVIGPRNVSGPLPIFFQRLSEGKKCFVTKARRDFVFNQDLARAVLKAVDGTGKGAYHFSSGADVAIKELYDAVVKAMELPAYPEPEVRELGPDDAASILLDPSRTFQDFGKPEFTPLDEIARQSVAYFRKHGASGGYTHLKHEEKK, encoded by the coding sequence ATGAACATTCTCGTGACCGGTGGCCTCGGCCAGATCGGCTCCCACGTCTCCGAAATGCTGCTCGCCCGCGGCGACAAGGTGGTCGTGATCGACAACCTCGCCACCGGCCAGCGGCACCACCTGGGCGAGCACCCGAATCTGACGGTGGTGATCGATACGATCGCCAACCGCGACAAGGTGTTCGAGCTCTGCGGCGAGCACGGGTTCGGCGCCATCGTCCACACTGCGGCGTCCTACAAGGATCCGAACGACTGGTACAACGACACGCTGACCAACTGCGTGGGCGGCACCAACCTGATCCAGGCAGCGCAGCAGTTCAAGATCGGCCGCTTCGTCTACTTCCAGACCGCCCTGTGCTACGGCGTCAAGCCGCTGCAGCAGCCCATCCGGCTGGACCACCCGAAGTTCCCGGCCAACAGCAGCTACGCCATCTCCAAGACGGTGACCGAGGACTACCTCGAGATCTCCGGCGTCGACTACGTGTCGTTCCGCCTGGCCAACGTGATCGGGCCGCGCAACGTCAGCGGCCCGCTGCCCATCTTCTTCCAGCGCCTGTCGGAGGGGAAGAAGTGCTTCGTCACCAAGGCACGCCGCGACTTCGTCTTCAACCAGGACCTGGCCCGCGCCGTGCTCAAGGCGGTGGACGGGACGGGCAAGGGCGCCTACCACTTCTCCTCGGGCGCCGACGTGGCGATCAAGGAGCTCTACGATGCGGTGGTCAAGGCCATGGAACTGCCTGCCTACCCGGAGCCGGAAGTGCGGGAACTCGGTCCCGATGACGCGGCCAGCATCCTGCTCGATCCGTCGCGCACCTTCCAGGACTTCGGCAAGCCGGAGTTCACGCCGCTGGACGAGATCGCGCGCCAGTCGGTCGCCTACTTCCGCAAGCACGGCGCCAGCGGCGGGTACACGCACCTGAAGCACGAGGAAAAGAAGTGA
- a CDS encoding NAD-dependent epimerase/dehydratase family protein, with amino-acid sequence MTRILITGGAGCLGSNLVEHWLPQGHQILVLDNFATGKREVVPEVPGLQVREGHVADAAFVEKAFAEFGPELVIHSAAAYKDLADWQEDARTNVLGSIEVARAAERHGAKRLVNFQSALTYGRTTLSPIPNTHPSAPIASYGISKTAGEQYMLLSTVPTVSLRIANVTGPRLAIGPIPTFYKRLKAGQKCFCSDTARDFLDMSDFLAFMDLAIRPDAPTGVFNVSSGEAHYIREIYDLVADYLKVDGGDVPIQPPAPDDVPVVALDPAETVKAFGWRPQVGFADTIRKQLQWYDRHGISDIYSHLSSSSGTKA; translated from the coding sequence GTGACCCGGATCCTGATCACCGGCGGCGCCGGTTGCCTGGGATCCAACCTCGTCGAGCACTGGCTGCCGCAGGGGCACCAGATCCTGGTACTGGACAACTTCGCGACCGGCAAGCGTGAAGTGGTGCCGGAAGTGCCCGGGTTGCAGGTGCGCGAGGGCCACGTCGCCGACGCCGCCTTCGTGGAGAAGGCGTTCGCCGAGTTCGGGCCCGAGCTGGTCATCCACTCGGCGGCTGCGTACAAGGACCTCGCGGATTGGCAGGAAGACGCGCGCACCAACGTGCTGGGGTCGATCGAGGTGGCGCGTGCGGCCGAGAGGCACGGCGCAAAGCGCCTGGTCAACTTCCAGAGCGCCCTGACCTACGGCCGAACCACGCTGTCGCCGATCCCGAACACGCACCCTTCGGCGCCCATCGCCAGCTATGGCATCTCCAAGACCGCCGGCGAGCAGTACATGCTGCTGTCCACCGTACCGACGGTGTCGCTGCGCATCGCCAACGTGACCGGCCCGCGCCTGGCCATCGGCCCGATCCCGACGTTCTACAAGCGCCTGAAGGCCGGCCAGAAGTGCTTCTGCTCGGACACCGCGCGCGATTTCCTGGACATGTCGGACTTCCTGGCGTTCATGGACCTGGCCATCCGTCCGGATGCGCCCACCGGCGTGTTCAACGTCAGCTCCGGCGAGGCGCACTACATCCGGGAAATCTATGACCTCGTCGCCGACTACCTGAAGGTGGACGGCGGCGACGTGCCGATCCAGCCTCCGGCCCCGGACGACGTGCCCGTGGTGGCGCTGGACCCGGCCGAGACGGTGAAGGCCTTCGGCTGGCGGCCGCAGGTCGGCTTCGCGGACACCATCCGCAAGCAACTGCAGTGGTACGACCGCCACGGCATCAGCGACATCTACAGCCACCTGAGCAGCAGCTCCGGCACCAAGGCATGA
- a CDS encoding NAD-dependent epimerase/dehydratase family protein — MSNTFKNASICVVGGAGFVGSNLVKLLLAEQPREIVVVDNLLSSDVANVPADERVNFCFASITSDQGLAAIPAEVDYVFHLSCYHGNQSSIADPFADHDNNTFTSLRLFDHLKDFRSLKKVVYAAAACAVAEKTYDQPTATTEEQPVSLVHDSPYSISKLIGELYGNYYHQRYQLPFVKARFSNVFGPGEILGAGRWRGTVHTVWRNVTPTFIWKALHHEALPLDNGGNASRDFIFVEDMARGLMACALRGEPGGIYNLATGRETSILDLATWINEFAGNPTAPDLKPARDWDRSGKRFASTEKSRRDLGFEAQVEVREGLRRTVEWTRANRELIARTMAAHAKQMQQAGAPLRTEYLPAA; from the coding sequence ATGAGCAACACCTTCAAGAACGCCTCGATCTGCGTGGTCGGCGGCGCCGGCTTCGTCGGCAGCAACCTGGTCAAGCTGCTCCTGGCCGAGCAGCCCCGCGAGATCGTGGTGGTGGACAACCTGCTGTCCTCCGACGTGGCCAACGTGCCGGCCGACGAGCGCGTGAATTTCTGCTTCGCCTCGATCACCAGCGACCAGGGCCTGGCCGCCATTCCGGCCGAAGTGGACTACGTGTTCCACCTGTCCTGCTACCACGGCAACCAGTCGTCCATCGCCGATCCGTTCGCCGATCACGACAACAACACCTTCACCTCGCTGCGGCTGTTCGACCACCTGAAGGACTTCCGCTCGCTCAAGAAGGTGGTCTATGCCGCGGCCGCCTGCGCGGTGGCCGAGAAGACCTACGACCAGCCCACGGCCACCACCGAGGAGCAGCCGGTCTCGCTGGTGCACGACAGCCCCTACTCGATCTCCAAGCTGATCGGCGAGCTGTACGGCAACTACTACCACCAGCGCTACCAGCTGCCCTTCGTGAAGGCGCGCTTTTCCAACGTGTTCGGGCCGGGCGAGATCCTGGGCGCCGGCCGCTGGCGCGGCACGGTGCATACCGTGTGGCGCAACGTCACCCCCACCTTCATCTGGAAAGCCTTGCACCACGAGGCGCTTCCGCTGGACAACGGCGGCAACGCCAGCCGCGACTTCATCTTCGTCGAGGACATGGCCCGCGGGCTGATGGCCTGCGCCCTGCGCGGCGAGCCGGGCGGCATCTACAACCTGGCCACCGGGCGCGAGACGAGCATCCTCGACCTGGCCACCTGGATCAACGAGTTCGCCGGCAACCCGACTGCGCCCGACCTGAAGCCGGCGCGCGACTGGGATCGCTCCGGCAAGCGCTTCGCATCGACCGAGAAGTCGCGGCGCGACCTGGGCTTCGAGGCCCAGGTCGAAGTGCGCGAAGGGCTGCGCCGCACGGTGGAATGGACGCGAGCGAACCGTGAGCTGATCGCCCGCACCATGGCCGCCCACGCCAAGCAGATGCAGCAAGCCGGTGCGCCGCTACGCACCGAGTACCTGCCGGCGGCCTGA
- a CDS encoding class I SAM-dependent methyltransferase, whose amino-acid sequence MKSSLAALSRSVASYWTSHNVTAHKTFGSREESLDYFHWRCDQYPGYLDLMPVAGVDGMDVLDYGCGPGHDLVGFLEYSKPRRLIGVDVSRSSLAEAKGRLELHGGESTDLRLIDPNESELPFPDASFDYVHSSGVLHHVPDLQASLREIRRVLRPSGRARVMVYNFNSLWTHLYVAYTLQIRNKTITADLPVREAFKRSTDGPDCPIANCYTAEEFGREAAAAGFDCRPVGVAVSLHELQQLQQFRFEACMDPALRREHREFLLALTLDGRGTPHFEGVPAGIDLVLELLPRE is encoded by the coding sequence GTGAAATCATCGCTAGCAGCTCTCTCCCGCTCTGTCGCGTCATATTGGACGAGCCACAATGTCACCGCGCACAAGACATTCGGTTCACGAGAAGAGTCGCTGGACTACTTCCACTGGCGCTGCGACCAATATCCAGGATATCTCGACCTCATGCCGGTTGCTGGCGTCGATGGAATGGATGTCCTCGATTACGGCTGCGGTCCTGGGCATGACTTGGTTGGGTTCCTCGAATACTCCAAGCCCCGGCGCCTCATCGGTGTCGATGTCTCCAGGTCCAGCCTGGCAGAAGCCAAGGGACGCTTGGAGCTTCATGGGGGCGAATCCACCGACCTGCGGTTGATTGATCCAAATGAATCTGAACTCCCGTTTCCGGACGCTTCGTTCGACTACGTGCATTCGTCCGGTGTCCTGCACCACGTTCCCGATTTGCAGGCCAGTCTGCGGGAGATCCGCCGGGTACTGAGGCCGAGCGGTCGTGCGCGAGTGATGGTCTACAACTTCAACAGCCTGTGGACTCACCTGTACGTAGCCTACACACTGCAGATCCGGAACAAGACCATCACTGCAGATCTGCCCGTCCGCGAGGCCTTCAAACGATCGACGGATGGCCCCGATTGCCCCATTGCTAATTGCTACACGGCCGAAGAATTCGGGCGCGAGGCGGCCGCAGCGGGCTTCGATTGCCGACCAGTGGGCGTGGCTGTCTCGTTGCATGAACTTCAACAGCTCCAGCAATTTCGCTTCGAGGCCTGCATGGACCCCGCGCTAAGGCGTGAGCATCGCGAATTTCTGCTCGCGCTGACGCTTGACGGGCGTGGTACCCCACATTTCGAGGGCGTGCCAGCCGGCATTGACCTTGTGCTCGAACTGCTGCCTCGCGAATGA